CGGCACCGTGCCGGTCGAGGCCGACCCCGACGAGTGGGAGCGCGACGCCGACGACTGGTTCGTCGACGACGTGCGCGACACGCTGGTCGAGCGAGCAGAGTACGACGCCACCGTGGAGCGCGCGTGGGCGGGACTGTGTACGGCGACGCCAGACGGCGACCCGTTGGTCGGCGAAGTCGCAGACGGCGTGTTCGTCGCCGCCGGCTGGCAGGGCCACGGCTTCATGCGCGCGCCGGCGACGGGCGAACTCGTCGCGCGACAGGTGCTCGGCGCGAGCGAGGGTGTCGACCAGTTCGACCCGGCGCGGTTCGACGGCGACGAGGCGTTCGAGATCAGCGAGGGGATGGCCGTCGAGACGGACCGCGGCGAGAATGAGACGGGCTGAAGCGGGCTGAAACGGGCTACTCTTCGTCGGCGTCGTCGTCCGCCGTCTCAGCGTCGGCGGAGTCGTCTTCGGCGCCGTCCGCGTCGGCATCGCCCTCGTTCAGGTCGAGGTGGACGGGTTCGTCGTCGGTCTCCTCGTCGGCCTCGTCGGCCTCGTCGGCGTCCGCGACGGCGACGGTGCCACCCTCCTCCTTCGGGACGCGGACGCGGAGCGTCCCGTGGTCGGTGAGCGTCGAGGTGGCACCCTCGGGGTCGACGGCGGCACCAGCGGGGAGTTTCGCGCGCCCGTCGAGCGCGAGGCCGCGACCGGGG
The DNA window shown above is from Halobaculum marinum and carries:
- a CDS encoding Hsp20/alpha crystallin family protein — its product is MSDRTPPADGAKRLKDVGESAVNSVLDRVGRGVAKVQEKSPLAYDLLESEDAFLVVFDAPGTERSDVQVRFNDGAVEVRVDRFRDFHEGFEMRFPGRGLALDGRAKLPAGAAVDPEGATSTLTDHGTLRVRVPKEEGGTVAVADADEADEADEETDDEPVHLDLNEGDADADGAEDDSADAETADDDADEE